A single window of Nocardioides baekrokdamisoli DNA harbors:
- a CDS encoding WXG100 family type VII secretion target, with product MADTIGLTTGALDRAAALVGAARADLLGLGGRLTARLAESQTGWRGDGARSFSSFQITWSERHREIVGALDGFEAALRSSEAITQRTDVEQAQTYAGAAAGLA from the coding sequence ATGGCAGACACGATTGGCTTGACCACAGGGGCGCTCGACCGGGCGGCCGCTCTCGTCGGTGCGGCACGGGCGGACCTTCTCGGTCTCGGCGGGCGGCTGACGGCGCGCCTTGCGGAGAGCCAGACGGGGTGGCGTGGAGATGGTGCACGCTCGTTCTCGTCGTTCCAGATCACGTGGAGTGAGCGACACCGGGAGATCGTGGGAGCCCTTGACGGATTCGAAGCCGCGCTGCGTTCGTCGGAGGCCATCACTCAGCGCACGGATGTCGAGCAGGCACAGACCTACGCCGGCGCCGCGGCTGGGTTGGCGTGA
- a CDS encoding cation:proton antiporter, with protein MTFAQLSVICLVAILGPLLAFPRAWHLPVVLGELLAGIALGRTGVHYLHSDNATFAFLADIGFALVMFVAGTHVPVRDPAIRPALKSGIVRAVVVAVIAGILGTAIAYATGVHHAPLFAVLIASSSAALILPIVDSLGLKGGGVVGLLPQIAIADTLCIVALPLAIDPKHALRAAGGAAAVIGAAAVVFLALRAAEKAGARKKVHDVSEERRFAAELRIQLVILFALAALAKSTHVSIMLAGFAFGLGVAAIGEPRRLSRQLFALTEGFLGPLFFVWLGAELNLRELGAHPKMIGLGVALGAAAALAHVVPRLLGQAIPYGLLAAAQLGVPVAAATVGSQLNVLQPGEASALMLGALISIAVAVAGGSMASKLSSSTEATA; from the coding sequence ATGACGTTCGCGCAGCTCTCGGTGATCTGCCTCGTCGCGATCCTCGGCCCGTTGCTTGCCTTCCCTCGCGCTTGGCACCTCCCAGTCGTCCTTGGCGAGTTGCTCGCCGGGATCGCGCTGGGGCGTACCGGAGTCCACTATCTGCATTCGGACAACGCCACCTTCGCGTTCCTGGCCGACATCGGGTTCGCGCTCGTGATGTTCGTGGCCGGCACGCACGTGCCGGTACGCGATCCCGCGATCCGACCGGCCCTGAAGTCGGGCATCGTCCGGGCGGTCGTGGTCGCCGTGATCGCAGGCATTCTCGGGACAGCCATCGCGTACGCCACTGGTGTGCACCACGCGCCCCTGTTTGCGGTGCTGATCGCCTCGTCGAGTGCGGCCCTGATCCTGCCGATCGTCGATTCGTTGGGTCTCAAGGGCGGCGGGGTCGTCGGGCTGCTGCCGCAGATCGCCATCGCGGACACGCTGTGCATCGTCGCCCTCCCGCTGGCGATCGATCCGAAGCACGCGCTGCGGGCTGCGGGCGGTGCGGCGGCCGTCATCGGTGCGGCGGCCGTCGTCTTCCTCGCCCTGCGCGCGGCCGAGAAGGCTGGCGCGCGCAAGAAGGTGCATGACGTCTCCGAAGAACGCAGGTTTGCGGCCGAACTCCGGATCCAATTGGTGATTCTCTTCGCGCTCGCAGCCCTGGCGAAGAGCACCCACGTCTCGATCATGTTGGCCGGATTCGCGTTCGGTCTCGGTGTCGCCGCCATCGGAGAACCCCGGAGGCTGTCGCGGCAATTGTTCGCCCTGACCGAGGGATTCCTCGGCCCACTGTTCTTCGTGTGGCTCGGCGCGGAACTCAACCTGCGTGAGCTCGGCGCCCACCCGAAGATGATCGGGCTCGGGGTCGCGCTCGGAGCCGCGGCCGCGCTCGCCCATGTCGTGCCGCGTCTTCTGGGCCAGGCCATCCCGTACGGGTTGTTGGCTGCAGCTCAGTTGGGCGTACCGGTCGCGGCTGCCACCGTCGGCAGCCAGCTCAACGTGTTGCAGCCCGGCGAGGCCTCTGCCCTGATGCTGGGTGCCCTCATCTCGATCGCTGTTGCCGTCGCCGGCGGCAGCATGGCCAGCAAACTCAGTTCGTCGACGGAGGCAACCGCATGA
- a CDS encoding DUF2252 family protein, producing the protein MSSAPKITHDYESWLRRQIPVIDADLETKHAQMKADGFTFFRATYYLWLARVAEQVPEVLRATTAPIVGDLHAENFGTWRDDSGDLRWGVNDLDELARGAWLLDPLRLAASAAMSPHLDLRTKDIADLVLEGYSTAVAGPSPRLSGARHLAALVPTFKDSDAFFKKLTAGAATADVDEAVRQAAAATVPGDWSPSWHVRQAGAGSLGHRRVVGVGRTAEGWAAREAKQLDPGTAAWARSYSDHLPIPAPDLYPAVVRTLDAPRASARVAGWQLRALAPDEVRIELSGLADADVTLVLKSMGAAMASVHGVDRQAFEAAQREARALDPDVFRGYVKTMKQTIEQDFENSR; encoded by the coding sequence ATGAGTTCCGCTCCGAAGATCACCCACGACTACGAATCGTGGCTGCGTCGGCAGATCCCTGTGATCGACGCCGATCTGGAGACCAAGCACGCCCAGATGAAGGCGGACGGGTTCACCTTCTTCCGTGCGACCTACTACCTGTGGCTGGCGCGTGTTGCCGAGCAGGTGCCGGAGGTGCTGAGGGCGACGACAGCGCCGATCGTCGGCGATCTGCATGCCGAGAACTTCGGCACCTGGCGCGACGATTCAGGCGATCTTCGCTGGGGTGTGAACGATCTCGACGAACTCGCCCGCGGTGCCTGGCTCCTCGATCCGCTGCGCCTTGCCGCATCTGCCGCGATGTCGCCCCATCTGGATCTCAGGACCAAGGACATCGCCGACCTCGTGCTCGAGGGATATTCGACCGCCGTCGCCGGACCCTCGCCCCGTCTGTCCGGAGCCAGGCATCTCGCGGCACTGGTGCCGACGTTCAAGGACAGCGATGCCTTCTTCAAGAAGCTGACCGCCGGTGCCGCGACCGCGGACGTTGACGAGGCCGTACGCCAGGCCGCAGCCGCGACGGTTCCGGGCGACTGGTCGCCGAGCTGGCACGTACGCCAGGCGGGCGCCGGAAGCCTCGGCCATCGACGGGTGGTCGGTGTGGGTCGGACGGCAGAGGGATGGGCAGCCCGCGAGGCGAAGCAGCTGGATCCGGGGACGGCTGCCTGGGCCCGGTCGTACTCAGATCACCTCCCGATACCGGCTCCGGACCTGTATCCCGCAGTCGTCAGGACTCTGGACGCTCCGCGTGCATCGGCCCGGGTGGCCGGGTGGCAGCTCCGGGCGCTGGCGCCGGACGAGGTACGGATCGAGCTGAGTGGCCTCGCGGACGCCGATGTGACGCTCGTGCTCAAGTCGATGGGGGCTGCCATGGCCTCAGTGCACGGGGTGGATCGGCAGGCGTTCGAGGCGGCCCAGAGGGAGGCGAGAGCGCTGGATCCGGACGTTTTCCGCGGCTACGTGAAGACCATGAAGCAGACAATCGAGCAGGACTTCGAGAACAGTCGGTAG
- a CDS encoding ubiquitin family protein, whose protein sequence is MRLLVGVAVEDRVIEMALPADVPLAHLLADVRAAVAEELRQKETVRLMPRLVDGTWLDLERSLSQQAGAVGGLICLERRETRGLVRHHDPVTEIADRGPPVELLPDTAATVAVGALGGVLLAVYGGSTAAVAVLAGAPAFWALLPMLGGIANVASAALVRRLLSMVSVAVGAAAVAVSGIVAWTGRAGSGLAACLGVVVLVHVSRRSLRNALLRVTLTALEWLSLAAVLPLAALSAGWSG, encoded by the coding sequence ATGAGGCTGCTGGTCGGCGTCGCGGTCGAGGACCGCGTCATTGAGATGGCCCTTCCAGCCGACGTGCCTTTGGCGCATCTCCTGGCCGACGTTCGTGCCGCTGTCGCCGAGGAGCTCAGGCAGAAGGAGACGGTCCGATTGATGCCGCGGCTGGTGGACGGGACGTGGCTCGATCTCGAGCGTTCGCTGAGCCAGCAAGCGGGTGCGGTCGGAGGCCTGATCTGCCTCGAGCGGCGTGAGACCCGCGGTCTGGTGCGCCATCACGACCCCGTCACTGAGATCGCCGACCGTGGGCCTCCGGTGGAACTACTGCCCGACACTGCCGCGACGGTTGCGGTCGGCGCGCTCGGCGGCGTTCTGCTGGCCGTATACGGGGGCAGCACGGCAGCAGTCGCCGTCCTTGCCGGCGCACCAGCCTTCTGGGCCCTGCTGCCAATGCTGGGAGGCATCGCAAACGTCGCGTCAGCCGCCTTGGTTCGCCGGCTGCTGTCGATGGTCTCGGTGGCTGTCGGAGCCGCCGCGGTGGCCGTGTCGGGGATCGTTGCGTGGACCGGACGTGCCGGGTCTGGCCTGGCTGCCTGCCTCGGCGTGGTGGTGCTGGTTCATGTCAGCCGCAGGAGCCTCAGGAACGCACTCCTACGGGTCACCCTCACCGCTCTGGAATGGTTGTCGCTCGCAGCGGTCCTGCCGCTGGCTGCCTTGTCGGCGGGTTGGAGCGGATGA
- a CDS encoding FtsK/SpoIIIE domain-containing protein, giving the protein MPPFEVPSPPLRPDAPPMWATAAIPVVGSLGTVALVISGGRRQMLIGLVLMIATLGAMALQTGAASTTRRRQLRASRENYRRELDRVRNDLVAVDSTNHGLNIVVGTAVHEPEFTTYDDDPRADAVCVAARDRFLQTYATLPDARHLLDLATTRSIRADRAHARAIILEAAESLPPDVLGIRIHTDDHAAWQWIALLPHHDAAGTHRLLVVDGHPAPNVQPPTTVVEVVPATTAAYEPLRCGPAEAAVRARQLAAAPLRTASASAAWTVTLGMGEEGPVHLDLREAADGGVGPHGLLVGATGSGKSELLRQVLSELIATHPAEELHLALIDFKGGAAFAMFEGLPHVAAYVTNLAESWATRRLREALEGELVRRQSSLAAAGASSVREHPLPRLLIVIDEFTELLATDPAMSELFSRVGRLGRSLGIHLLLSTQRLEEGRLHGLEAHLSYRIALRTFSATESRLAIGSPLAAELPRRPGSGLLAASGALQPFQAPDPATKVPSAPRVEVVSLCTSATEDLTVLEARVRSAAGAPAPHLWLPPLNAPPVLADLPVGGRMHATIGIVDRPRDQRIDALNLDLTGAGGHVAVVGGPRTGKSTALRTLAAALRRSTPDVRLLALDLTGGLAGALPAERIATAQTPERVDRLLRHLRRRCETGASPPIVLLIDSWSAIRDNYRWMDSLHQIAERGLAADIHLAVATHRWSDLRPAVRDLFGSRIELRLGDPLESEVNRHLAAGVPRKPGHGLIAPGFAIQLALDSGV; this is encoded by the coding sequence ATGCCGCCATTCGAAGTCCCCTCACCACCGTTGCGCCCCGACGCTCCACCGATGTGGGCAACGGCGGCGATCCCTGTCGTCGGCAGCCTCGGCACCGTGGCGCTGGTGATCAGCGGGGGACGCCGGCAGATGCTGATCGGGCTCGTCCTGATGATCGCCACGCTGGGGGCGATGGCCCTGCAGACGGGGGCAGCCAGCACGACGCGGCGCCGGCAGTTGCGGGCCAGCCGCGAGAACTACCGACGCGAGTTGGATCGCGTCCGCAATGACCTCGTCGCGGTCGATTCGACGAACCACGGATTGAACATCGTCGTGGGCACTGCCGTCCACGAGCCGGAGTTCACGACGTACGACGACGACCCGCGCGCCGACGCCGTGTGCGTGGCGGCTCGTGACCGCTTCCTGCAGACGTACGCCACACTCCCGGACGCACGTCACCTCCTGGATCTGGCGACGACCCGCAGCATCCGGGCCGACCGGGCACACGCACGGGCGATCATCCTCGAGGCCGCCGAGAGCCTTCCGCCCGACGTACTCGGGATCCGGATTCACACCGACGACCACGCGGCCTGGCAATGGATCGCGCTCCTTCCTCATCACGACGCCGCCGGCACGCACCGACTCCTGGTGGTCGACGGGCACCCAGCCCCCAACGTGCAGCCGCCGACGACCGTCGTTGAGGTCGTACCGGCGACAACGGCCGCGTACGAGCCGCTCCGCTGCGGTCCTGCTGAGGCGGCTGTTCGAGCCCGACAACTCGCTGCCGCACCGCTCCGGACAGCCAGCGCGAGCGCGGCCTGGACCGTCACGCTCGGGATGGGCGAGGAGGGTCCCGTCCACCTGGACCTTCGCGAGGCGGCGGACGGCGGCGTCGGCCCGCACGGACTGCTGGTCGGTGCCACCGGATCCGGCAAGTCAGAACTCCTTCGGCAGGTCCTCAGCGAACTCATCGCCACGCATCCGGCTGAGGAACTCCATCTGGCGCTGATCGACTTCAAGGGAGGTGCCGCCTTCGCAATGTTCGAGGGCCTCCCTCACGTCGCGGCGTACGTGACCAATCTGGCCGAGTCATGGGCGACCCGCCGGCTCCGCGAAGCGTTGGAGGGCGAGCTCGTCCGCCGTCAGAGCAGCCTGGCCGCTGCCGGTGCTTCCTCGGTCCGCGAGCACCCGCTGCCTCGCCTCCTGATCGTGATCGACGAGTTCACCGAACTGCTGGCCACGGATCCGGCGATGAGCGAGTTGTTCAGTCGCGTCGGTCGGCTCGGCCGCTCGCTCGGCATCCATCTCCTGCTGAGTACGCAGCGCCTGGAGGAAGGCCGCCTCCACGGGCTCGAGGCGCACCTGTCCTATCGGATCGCGCTGCGTACGTTCAGCGCGACCGAGTCCCGATTGGCGATCGGATCCCCTCTCGCTGCGGAGCTGCCGCGGCGTCCCGGTTCGGGGCTGCTGGCCGCCAGTGGCGCGCTGCAACCCTTCCAGGCACCGGATCCGGCGACGAAGGTCCCATCGGCACCGAGGGTTGAGGTCGTCTCGCTCTGCACATCAGCGACCGAGGACCTCACCGTCCTGGAGGCCCGCGTACGCAGTGCCGCGGGAGCGCCCGCGCCCCACCTGTGGTTGCCACCGCTGAATGCCCCGCCCGTACTCGCGGACCTCCCGGTCGGCGGCCGGATGCATGCCACCATCGGCATCGTCGACCGACCCCGCGACCAGCGGATCGACGCACTCAACCTCGACCTGACCGGAGCCGGAGGTCACGTCGCCGTCGTCGGTGGACCCCGGACCGGCAAGTCGACAGCACTGCGAACGCTCGCGGCCGCCCTTCGCCGGAGCACACCTGACGTACGTCTGCTGGCTCTTGACCTCACGGGCGGCCTGGCTGGAGCACTGCCGGCTGAGCGCATCGCCACCGCGCAGACGCCCGAGCGTGTGGATCGACTGTTACGCCATCTGCGCAGGAGGTGCGAGACGGGCGCGTCGCCGCCGATCGTGCTGCTGATCGACTCGTGGAGCGCGATCCGCGACAACTACCGCTGGATGGATTCGCTGCACCAGATTGCCGAGCGGGGGCTTGCCGCGGACATCCACCTCGCGGTCGCGACCCACCGCTGGTCCGATCTGCGCCCGGCCGTACGCGATCTTTTCGGAAGCCGGATCGAGCTCCGTCTCGGCGACCCGCTCGAGAGCGAGGTCAACCGACACCTCGCAGCGGGTGTGCCCCGCAAACCCGGGCACGGATTGATCGCTCCCGGCTTCGCCATCCAGCTCGCGCTAGATTCGGGCGTGTGA
- a CDS encoding alpha/beta hydrolase yields MSETPAEITGVRGGVLALQTDDLKRLAGELGDAAWQLTRWAGSDAIGMVEPALIASAPLSPSTYVDAERAVLSAVSHLGTAALEWGVLAGLVETVGQWFGGGDDEVRRLLETELGRVIGAGLRTVPGLVVLGSLPVAAGGAVWWMSSTPEERARARRGLERTLAQRPELVRDTTATLDGILGGWGTGPGGGAAGVAAGIYLDEGDARVERHATAIAESRRQPHCVADVVRHLRELSDAPDPGLIEIQSWRDGHGQTRHVVYLPGTDDLNPLSSDSDIRDVQEDLRVASGQHSAYLEGVEKAMREAGISPHDPVLIAGHSLGGMVAAKALSEGTSFNVTNVITAGSPTAVERGFPTTSHVLSLESSGDIVPQLEGQRNRVSPQQTTVTFASGEDTIVGNHQVSTYERGAAAVDASRDAAVRTAVEAIAPFFAQGGDVSDSVFRVTRAATPDRG; encoded by the coding sequence GTGAGCGAGACACCGGCCGAGATCACAGGAGTACGCGGTGGAGTGCTGGCCTTGCAGACCGATGACCTCAAACGCTTGGCCGGCGAGCTCGGCGACGCGGCCTGGCAGCTGACCCGGTGGGCTGGATCGGACGCGATCGGAATGGTCGAACCAGCATTGATCGCGTCCGCTCCACTCTCCCCGAGCACGTACGTGGACGCCGAACGTGCGGTCCTTTCCGCCGTCAGCCATCTCGGGACGGCGGCGCTCGAGTGGGGAGTCCTGGCCGGCTTGGTGGAGACGGTCGGGCAATGGTTCGGCGGAGGCGATGACGAGGTACGGCGCCTTCTCGAAACCGAGCTGGGCCGGGTCATCGGTGCCGGCCTCCGCACCGTTCCCGGTCTGGTGGTCCTCGGTTCACTGCCAGTTGCCGCAGGAGGCGCGGTCTGGTGGATGTCCTCCACCCCGGAGGAACGAGCCCGTGCCCGACGAGGTCTTGAGCGGACGCTCGCACAGCGCCCCGAGCTCGTGCGGGACACCACCGCGACCCTCGACGGCATTCTCGGCGGCTGGGGAACAGGACCCGGTGGCGGTGCTGCGGGCGTCGCGGCGGGGATCTATCTCGACGAGGGCGACGCCCGGGTCGAACGCCATGCCACTGCGATCGCCGAGAGTCGCAGGCAACCGCATTGCGTCGCGGATGTCGTGCGTCATCTCCGGGAACTGAGCGACGCTCCGGACCCGGGCCTCATCGAGATCCAGTCGTGGCGAGACGGGCACGGGCAGACGCGGCACGTGGTCTATCTGCCGGGCACCGACGATCTGAACCCGCTCTCATCCGACAGCGACATCCGCGACGTCCAGGAGGATCTCCGGGTCGCCAGCGGCCAGCACTCGGCGTACCTCGAGGGTGTTGAGAAGGCGATGCGCGAGGCTGGGATCTCTCCCCACGATCCGGTGCTGATCGCCGGACACAGCCTCGGCGGGATGGTCGCTGCGAAAGCTCTCAGCGAAGGCACCTCGTTCAACGTGACGAACGTGATCACGGCGGGTTCGCCGACCGCGGTCGAACGTGGCTTTCCGACGACGAGCCACGTCTTGTCGTTGGAATCCAGCGGAGACATCGTGCCGCAGCTCGAGGGTCAGCGAAACCGCGTCAGCCCTCAACAAACGACCGTGACCTTCGCCAGTGGCGAGGACACGATCGTCGGCAACCACCAGGTGAGCACGTACGAGCGGGGCGCCGCAGCGGTGGACGCCAGCCGCGACGCGGCCGTACGCACAGCCGTCGAGGCAATCGCACCCTTCTTCGCCCAGGGTGGCGACGTGTCCGACTCCGTCTTCAGGGTGACCCGAGCGGCTACGCCAGATCGTGGATGA
- a CDS encoding type II toxin-antitoxin system VapB family antitoxin, with amino-acid sequence MIFKRVGDGKPYPEHGLSAGQWATIPPTQVRLDQLVTTKEWLQLNSLLDDDSTFYGDLFAHVVSWRGELYLEDGLHRALRAALQQRHVVHARVHVLAEPR; translated from the coding sequence GTGATCTTCAAGAGAGTCGGCGACGGGAAGCCCTACCCCGAGCATGGCCTCTCGGCTGGTCAGTGGGCGACGATCCCGCCGACGCAGGTGCGTCTGGATCAACTCGTCACGACCAAGGAATGGCTCCAGCTGAATTCGCTCCTGGACGATGACTCCACGTTCTACGGGGATCTCTTCGCGCACGTCGTGTCATGGCGCGGCGAGCTGTATCTCGAGGACGGGCTGCACCGGGCGCTGCGCGCTGCCCTGCAGCAGCGGCACGTCGTACACGCTCGCGTGCACGTGCTGGCGGAGCCGCGCTAG
- a CDS encoding YbaB/EbfC family nucleoid-associated protein, which yields MTENPFGGLDMNALMQQAQQMQQQLAEAQQRLNAATVEGTSLGGAVTVTVNGVGELTDVKLGDQFVGATAEDLEDLAAGIVVAYRDAKAKADDLASQSLGPLAGGFDAPGSPFQLGL from the coding sequence ATGACTGAGAACCCCTTCGGCGGCCTCGACATGAACGCGCTGATGCAGCAGGCACAGCAGATGCAGCAGCAGTTGGCCGAGGCGCAGCAGCGCCTCAATGCGGCGACCGTCGAGGGCACGTCGCTCGGTGGGGCCGTCACCGTGACCGTCAACGGCGTCGGCGAGTTGACGGACGTCAAGCTCGGCGACCAGTTCGTCGGCGCGACCGCCGAGGACCTCGAGGACCTGGCCGCAGGCATCGTGGTGGCGTACCGCGACGCCAAGGCGAAGGCCGACGACCTGGCGAGCCAGTCGCTCGGCCCGCTCGCCGGCGGTTTTGACGCCCCGGGTTCGCCGTTCCAGCTCGGCCTCTGA
- a CDS encoding WXG100 family type VII secretion target: MSQAALAQTADDLGATVTAMAARLAQLDQELSPLRTEWIGSAQEAYVVARARWNAEIERLSGVLASARLSVMQSAAAYAEADRRGAAMFGR, encoded by the coding sequence GTGTCCCAGGCAGCACTGGCTCAGACCGCTGACGATCTTGGCGCCACCGTCACGGCCATGGCAGCTCGGCTTGCCCAACTCGATCAGGAGCTGTCACCGCTGAGGACTGAGTGGATCGGCAGTGCGCAGGAGGCGTACGTGGTGGCTCGGGCGCGTTGGAATGCAGAGATCGAGCGACTCTCGGGCGTACTCGCTTCTGCCAGGTTGTCGGTGATGCAGTCCGCGGCGGCGTACGCGGAGGCCGATCGCCGCGGTGCGGCCATGTTCGGTCGATGA
- a CDS encoding DNA polymerase III subunit gamma and tau, whose protein sequence is MDAPLALYRRYRPETFAEVIGQEHVTGPLRAALAANRVNHAYLFSGPRGCGKTTSARILARALNCEQAPISDPCGECDSCRDLARGGPGSIDVIEIDAASHGGVDDARDLREKAYFAPVRSRYKVYIIDEAHMVTTQGFNALLKLVEEPPEHLRFIFATTEPDKVIPTIRSRTHHYPFRLIPPKLLGSYLQEICESEGVQVAPTALPLVVRAGAGSARDTLSVMDQLLGGAGPEGVTYDLAAGLLGYTPDSLLDEVIDAFAAHDGGAVFAAVDKVIETGQDPRRFTEDLLRRLRDLLIIAAVPDASATGLIDVAEDQAERLTSQARRYGAHELSRAADLVALGLTEMRGATAPRLLLELVCARVLLPGADHGTEGLAARLDRLERRVAAGVPAPSAPTAPADSEATADRVRKRDIIEEAAVSAVSAVASASDQVDAVRAAAREAGVDAVRSARSAVTKIASRVVPDVRPEPTPEPTPASSAAAEPSKPGFGVADVRRLWPDVIEQVKGLRRMAWIHLSQNSQVVSVADGLITLGFPNAGARDSFLAGKHDEVVRDAASKVLIGNWRIEAIVDGSTVVTPAPGREPEAPVEPPAPEVSVEVAPSQADRLKEAMRAPAEEPEPPVDLDSAASPDDPEFDGPTMSGTELLEQELGAQLVEEFPHQQR, encoded by the coding sequence ATGGACGCCCCCCTCGCTCTTTACCGCCGCTACCGGCCCGAGACGTTCGCCGAGGTCATCGGCCAGGAACACGTCACCGGGCCTCTTCGTGCTGCTCTCGCGGCCAACAGGGTGAACCACGCCTATCTGTTCAGCGGTCCCCGCGGCTGTGGCAAGACGACCAGCGCCCGGATCCTTGCGCGCGCCCTCAACTGCGAGCAGGCTCCGATCTCGGATCCGTGTGGCGAGTGCGACTCCTGCCGCGACCTGGCGCGTGGTGGCCCGGGCAGCATCGACGTGATCGAGATCGATGCGGCGTCCCACGGTGGTGTCGACGATGCGCGTGACCTGCGGGAGAAGGCGTACTTCGCTCCGGTACGCAGCCGCTACAAGGTCTACATCATCGATGAGGCCCACATGGTCACCACGCAGGGCTTCAACGCGCTGCTCAAGCTCGTCGAGGAGCCGCCGGAGCACCTCCGCTTCATCTTCGCCACGACCGAGCCCGACAAGGTCATCCCGACCATCCGGTCGCGTACGCACCACTATCCGTTCCGGCTGATCCCGCCGAAGTTGCTGGGCAGCTACCTCCAGGAGATCTGCGAGTCCGAGGGCGTCCAGGTCGCGCCGACTGCCCTTCCGCTGGTCGTACGCGCCGGCGCCGGGTCGGCTCGCGACACCCTCTCGGTGATGGACCAGCTGCTGGGCGGCGCCGGTCCCGAGGGCGTCACCTATGACCTCGCTGCCGGACTTCTCGGATACACCCCGGACTCGCTGCTCGACGAGGTCATCGACGCGTTCGCCGCACACGATGGCGGTGCCGTCTTTGCGGCCGTCGACAAGGTGATCGAGACCGGCCAGGACCCCCGCCGATTCACCGAGGACCTGCTGCGCCGACTGCGCGACCTCCTGATCATCGCCGCCGTCCCGGATGCTTCGGCGACGGGCCTCATCGACGTGGCTGAGGATCAGGCCGAGAGGCTCACATCCCAGGCGCGCAGGTACGGCGCACACGAGTTGTCCCGGGCTGCCGATCTGGTGGCGCTCGGGCTGACCGAGATGCGGGGTGCCACCGCCCCTCGGCTGCTGCTCGAGTTGGTCTGCGCCCGGGTGCTGCTGCCCGGGGCCGATCACGGGACCGAGGGGCTCGCTGCCCGCCTCGATCGCCTGGAGCGGCGCGTGGCTGCAGGAGTGCCTGCCCCGTCGGCGCCCACGGCGCCTGCCGACAGCGAGGCGACCGCCGACCGTGTCCGCAAGCGGGACATCATCGAGGAGGCCGCCGTGTCCGCGGTCTCAGCCGTTGCGTCGGCGTCCGATCAGGTCGATGCCGTACGCGCGGCCGCCCGGGAGGCCGGCGTCGACGCGGTCCGGAGCGCGCGGTCCGCTGTCACGAAGATCGCCAGCCGAGTCGTGCCGGACGTACGCCCTGAGCCGACCCCGGAGCCGACTCCAGCCTCGTCGGCCGCCGCAGAGCCCTCGAAGCCAGGGTTCGGAGTCGCCGACGTACGCCGGTTGTGGCCGGACGTGATCGAGCAGGTCAAGGGTCTGCGCCGGATGGCCTGGATCCACCTGTCGCAGAACAGCCAGGTCGTCTCCGTGGCCGACGGGCTGATCACGCTCGGCTTCCCGAACGCGGGCGCGCGTGACTCGTTCCTCGCAGGCAAGCACGACGAGGTCGTACGCGACGCCGCGAGCAAGGTGTTGATCGGCAACTGGCGCATCGAGGCAATCGTGGACGGCTCAACGGTCGTGACTCCGGCACCCGGGCGCGAGCCGGAGGCTCCGGTTGAGCCGCCTGCGCCCGAGGTGTCGGTCGAGGTCGCACCGAGCCAGGCCGATCGGCTCAAGGAGGCCATGCGGGCGCCGGCGGAGGAGCCGGAGCCACCCGTCGATCTCGACAGTGCGGCAAGCCCGGATGACCCAGAATTCGACGGTCCGACCATGAGTGGCACGGAGCTCCTCGAGCAGGAGCTCGGGGCGCAGCTCGTCGAAGAATTCCCCCACCAGCAACGATGA
- a CDS encoding septum formation family protein, with protein MPGRTRTLRFVIVAVLALMAPLLTPLAAEASAPPAPAVGSCHTYDWNTFLGVSDSSAPVSCSGPHVARTVFVGRLWTDEAYSSMLNDPKIIQYMVKQCLVPTQQAIGPWKTVAVAGYDGSFFVPTSAEYGAGARWFRCDVSLPGAGHLYPIPNQHPLASPLSPGQSRCIHLTSQGGLPVACAAPHSYRAAGVVWVPGSAYPSRSTWLAVAQAHCPPIVRTSRWYLTGVSSVRWSAGDHYLTCYRPTTT; from the coding sequence ATGCCTGGTAGGACCCGCACCCTGCGATTCGTGATCGTCGCCGTTCTTGCGCTGATGGCGCCGCTGCTCACGCCGCTCGCCGCCGAAGCCTCAGCGCCGCCGGCACCGGCCGTCGGTTCCTGCCACACCTACGACTGGAACACGTTCCTCGGAGTGAGCGACTCCTCTGCCCCGGTGTCGTGCAGTGGGCCGCACGTCGCTCGTACCGTCTTCGTCGGACGGCTGTGGACGGACGAGGCGTACTCGTCGATGCTCAACGACCCCAAGATCATCCAGTACATGGTGAAGCAGTGCCTGGTCCCGACCCAGCAGGCCATCGGCCCCTGGAAGACCGTCGCAGTCGCCGGGTACGACGGTTCCTTCTTCGTGCCGACGTCGGCCGAGTACGGCGCCGGCGCGCGCTGGTTCCGCTGCGATGTCAGCCTCCCCGGCGCAGGCCACCTCTACCCGATTCCGAACCAGCACCCGCTGGCATCCCCGTTGTCGCCGGGCCAGTCGCGCTGCATCCACCTGACCAGTCAGGGCGGCTTGCCCGTTGCCTGTGCGGCGCCGCACTCCTACCGCGCAGCCGGAGTTGTCTGGGTCCCAGGCTCCGCGTACCCCTCCCGCTCGACCTGGCTGGCTGTGGCACAGGCGCACTGCCCACCCATCGTGCGGACCTCTCGGTGGTACCTCACTGGGGTGAGCAGCGTTCGCTGGAGCGCCGGCGACCACTACCTGACCTGCTATCGGCCGACCACCACCTGA